CGGTACCGTAAACCGCCACCGGAATTTGACTCAGCTCACGCTTTTTTAAACCTGTTTTGTTCAACCTTGCTGTTGTTTGCGCCGGTGTTTCTTCCGAGAATCTTCTGCTGCATCGCATGGCGCAGCGGGCTATGTTGTTCAGCCCTAAAGCGCAGATTAATGCGCATAGTAGTGCTGCTAGTATAATCACCATGTTTGTATCGAAATTCTCTGCGTTGATGAATGAATCGCCTGTGTTGTTTTCGTATGATGGTGGAATACTCATCTCCGTGTCGAGAAACCGGCGTTTCATGGTACTGTTTGTGGAAATCCTGAAGCTTTAGGCTGAAAAATTTGTTGGGTGAGTTTGATGAGGTTGTGTGTGTTTTTGTGGTGGTAGTGGTTTCAATTTTTATGAGAATGTGTGAAGTTATAGAAACCCTCAGTGAAACAATCTACACCGTTTGATTAGGATGGAACAACTcactaattaatattttttagaattatttaaaaatataaaaaatttatttggaaCATTATAAATTTGGAAGTTTGGACGCAAGAGGGCGTCCTGAATCAAAGATTTTGGGTTCGAACTCGATCCTAAACATATAGCTGTCTTAAATTTTGTTGGTGAGTAAATGAAAATGAAAGTATTAAGCTTGGTTTTGGAGGGTAGCATTAATCCAAATTGGGACCATTTTCTACAGCTTGTTTGATTATTCAGAATGGTCCTCAATGGAATATTGATTAATgatataaaaacaaaactttagaAATAATGCAAATTAAAATGATTGGAGTACAGAGAATTATGAAATTTTGTACCTGAACTTCATAAATGAAAATAATTGATGATATTCTACATAGTTtcaattaataatagaattttttGGCATATTACTGTTCATGAGAGAGGGTAGGGTGAGTGAGATTTAGATTAGTGCATTGAAATACAATTTATAGCAATTGGGGATGTTTAGTTGTTGAGAGTGAAAGTATAACTAGTTGAAATAAACATAGAGGGTCCAGTGGATCAGTGTCTTCACATGGTTTGTTTatctaattataattttaaaaaattgtaaaaaatattaataatcaggTTTAGTACCAAATTAACCCAAAAGGTAATTTCTTtgtttctaataataataataataagatggGGCAATTAAGACTATAAAtagggtggcaaaacggaccATTCCATCTAAAACAAAGGAGGGGAGAGGCTACATTGTTATGTTTTAGTCCGCCATGCAGTTAAAGATTCTAACGGGTGGCAGTCTCACAATAAACTTAAATATAGTAGTATAGGACATAGGTTGAGTTAAATtcaatataattgaaaaatagtGTAAGTTTTTCCTGTAAACAAAACAAATTTATTGATAAAGTAAACTCTAAATGagcaaagaaaatattttgttaaattgatgtgTTAATCTATTTCTGTGTTCACGGTTTTTAGCAGATTTATTGGATTgagtttaaaaatttattttgattaaattttttgtAGACTTATATTAAttctagagtttttttttttaaagattgtttaaaatcaatatttttcagtttaaaatttaaagagattatatatacattttttttaaaattttaaagtatTTTATGGGTTTTGAAGATTTGAAGGGACTCCATGAATTTTTACAGCATTTTTGAATGATAACGAGGTTAAAACTATTTTGAATCGTTTGCAAGACTTGTAGACAAAGATTCAAGTGAGGAACATGCAAGACCTCAACCAAACACAAAACGTGTAATCCTAGTCTTCGGCCTTCATCATATGATTTAATCAAACGACGACCCGTGCAATGTGCcgagttgatcaagaggttttgaTCGTTCAATCTATCTAAGCTATACACGCGTCAGTTTCATGTATCTCTTTCACTCTCACTCCAAGTTGCTTTCAAATACTTCAGTGACTTGGACGTTGAAGTGGTAACCTTGCAGGTCCAAGCTTCTCTGTCTTACCGGAAGAACTCACCATCACAACAGAAGATCTCATTCCCATCTTGTTTCCTATTCCCCGTTCCACCACAGAACAATGACGTTGCCTACGAGAATGGACATCTAATTTCCTCAAATCTCCATGAGAAACCATTGTCTCTCTACCATAATTCGATAACAACCAATCTTCTTCATGTTCGAACAATGGATCAATCTCATGAAATCCATGGCAGTACTAAAATCTACTCGATAGTCGTTCCAACGTAACGTCGCTGCCATGGCTTCCGCGATAATCAATGCTCTTGATCGTGTGAGGGATACTCCACTTCCTCCAACGGCCAAATATGATATAGTCTTGGTGACTTCACCTTATGGTTCTACTCCTCAAATTCAAATTCCTCCGATGATCGACTATAGCATGTTCTAAGTCCTCCTAGCATTTCAACCTTTCAACAACTACTTCACGGCCAAACCTCAAAACAACCTCTGATGCAACCAATAATCCCTAAACAAGAGGTGTTTTAAAGCCTCCAACAACTTTACGACAGTTTAGGCATGCAATGAGTGAACAATTTGCTCAATAGTGTTTACAAACTGTTACAACAACAAAACTCTTGCTAATTGGCTTAAAGAACactatgaaataaagaaaatctACAATATGATCCTTCCATATACCACTCCTAATGCGAAGTAGTTTTTCTCTGCATCAGAGAGTTACGCCATAACCAAACATTATTAACACCGTCTCTCCATGTAGAATGGCTCATAAATCACCATATTGTATCCAACATTAAGGACAACAGACTCCTCCACATTATTTTTAAGGAAGAGATGGTAGTCACACTCTATCATAGGTTATCTATCCTTACTGATTGCCATCATAACATTTTCGAAGAGAAGACAAGAGCGACATCGAAGTACAAGTTTCTAACTGGAGGAGAAACTTGCTCTCTACACACATCCTTGACAGTAGGATCTTGAAGTCTCTCGAGAAACCTTTAAATTTGTATAGCTATAATGGAAAGGGAGATCCAAACAAGCACGTTGAGTATGTAGACATCATGCTTGCACTATGCCAAACAGCAGCTTTTACAATGCTTTTTTTGGGCTAttagagcgcttaaaagcgctgccatagccagcgctgccgtaggtaaagaCAGCGTTTTTTGGTACGCCAAAAGCGCTatcgtagcatcccctatagcagtgctttttccagaaaagcgctctcgtagcatcccctatagcaacgctttttccaggaaagcgctctcctagcatcccctatagcagcgctttttctagaaaagcgctctcgtagcatcccctatagcagcgctttttctagaaaagcgctctcgtagcatcccctatagcagcgcttttatccagaaaagcgctctcgtagcatcccctatagcagcgctttttccagaaagcgctttcgtaggttgcgctttttttatcttttatgcttttttttatcttaggcagcACTTTtaattagaaagcgctttcgtaggtaggcctttaagagcgtttttgaaagcgctgtcattgctaaacgcagtattttaaagtgcaacctgtaatttaagcctcccagttcgacctgtaatttatatttattttcaacctgtaatattttcgacctgtaatatattttcaacctgtaatattttcaaactatatttattttcgacctgtaatatattttcaacctgtaatattttcaaactatatttattttcgacctgtaatatattttcaacctgtaatattttcaaccataggtaggacattatataccattatataccaatataataccattataatccaaaataaaatatatacaccattatagttcaattcacatgtttacaacaaatacatataactaaatcatctctaacaattactaaatcagaatataagcccgaaattctcaaaatccgacgagcgcgcggtcctggtcctgcaaagtatgaacagaacaacacggtcaattaaactaactttgctcaaacacaattaaaggctccaacacaaagtcattatcaaaatccgtCACACAATAATGAGCAAGCAACACAGAACGACTCAATCCCCTCATATAAAATTCTGCACTAATAGTATTTCCTCAATATGAAAACAACACTAAAATTCTATACCACGGCAAAGTTTCAAAACAGACCCCATAACAACATCTAtacttcaaattttccaagaaaacaaattgTCATTCAGAAACATCAACAGTATTATTAGCaacaatttcatgtgatttgcaactcaatccaccaatgtaatgtgtcatcaatccagtctcaaatcaaactatcagcGCCACTTATTTAAGAATcaaactcaacaacaacaaaaacaaagttcAGCACTCTTATTCAGCAAACAACAAActtgattcatataacaacgtcatcatcgtcaattaatattaagcaaaatgaaccaacatccaccaaagaaactcaaaaaACAAAGCCATTATCAAAACCCGTCACAcagtaatgtattcataaaaattttcacacaataatatattcatacctatatgaatagtcgctgaatataaaattgacacaattcctctttgatttcttccaacttaagtctcgtgtaagcaGCAACATATAaatcatcaaagtactacataacaaaaacataatatgcatgatttagttaaatgtaataaattataagaaattatcctaagttataaatccataccgtgattggaatctctaattgattcgtttgaaggatttctttcaaaaacctcaaaacaaagtatccacAATCtgtactgtttcgctgttgcggacactacatagaaaaacaaataagattttatagttgtcttgttttatcaagtagcataactattataagcaaaattgtgaaaattaatgtacctgcactttgatccaagtaatgttgtttgatttagtccgggatacctgtgcgtctctttgacttcggaaacttgtattgatctaacaaaaatataaaagcatatatttagatcaatctcacaaataattaaatatataaatatacacgaatatttagaatgaTCTCACTTACCTATCAATCTatgacttcatagccggataattggtccattcaccatctaccgaattcagaaaatataccacttcttttatagggttgatagcaagcaacaaccagtatgctctataaattaaaacaaaagtttatatgaaaattttgctacgcaaaagaaacaaagattagatgaaccaagaatgaaaaactaaccctactggtcgggtattatatgCCCAAAGATACAGGCTTTCTGTATTGTTGATggtcatgaatctatcgactaagcgctgtctaactaaatccggttccgtagcaattgtctGTCCGCTgcaatgggaggaagacacgaaatggaatatgtttgacaattcagtctcgcgcaacactttgtcatacaacaaccttaaataaaaacataataaacattagactattttcattgaaatgtgtaaataaattgttcaactaattaaataatatattcatcggATTATCGGatgtatgagtgaatattactgacgcctaattggtcatgcgtaaaaatctctttcatgtcatCTAGTGCAACATTTTCgaggaattcaataccaaagacagcttcatccatattaatttcacggaaagcacctgtcgtcaaatctgacatatcaacaagtgttccgagtgtctgccggtatcgaggcacaaaagcacctctttttgccacggccttcggaggaccctttttcttgggtggtacgctacgaacttgctgcgtcacttgttgtgaccctcgagcagatacctaaaaatcatataacttaggtaaattataaaatcatacagttttagattcagatcatatattaacac
The sequence above is a segment of the Vicia villosa cultivar HV-30 ecotype Madison, WI unplaced genomic scaffold, Vvil1.0 ctg.000236F_1_1_3, whole genome shotgun sequence genome. Coding sequences within it:
- the LOC131625791 gene encoding RING-H2 finger protein ATL74-like; translated protein: MKRRFLDTEMSIPPSYENNTGDSFINAENFDTNMVIILAALLCALICALGLNNIARCAMRCSRRFSEETPAQTTARLNKTGLKKRELSQIPVAVYGTGENIPATECPICLGEFEKEDKVRMLPKCNHGFHVRCIDTWLVAHSSCPNCRNSVLEKESKSVGGSSEVAGDGLPENGTVVVEMQGS